A stretch of Acropora palmata chromosome 9, jaAcrPala1.3, whole genome shotgun sequence DNA encodes these proteins:
- the LOC141891548 gene encoding uncharacterized protein LOC141891548, translating into MAATILYSPFLGLVLLLPLVCNSPTRFYCRSYAVADWRVGVWKCVSSLSRVFKLGKPLARPIYSWSKHGYSCIYLPSSEDLAICMDVELNPGPTLVKPVVHHLLSGEEHGISHYVSNSHCVVVRHVYTRDELIALCPFRINTFDWRRTRYMRYRGTRAGRTVKMRQTLKVMDIPTMVCLRSFLDENIPGNSPSTFKRTANLSNLVFIEPRQEVQNNRHLTSRAMACSFGLLNCRSVCNKSVILKDYIVDRNFDIFAITETWLRSADSDEVVIGDLVPTGYVFHHIPRETRGGGVGIMLKRSLDAEIYHTGTIYTSFEAIGVHLKVLSRDMYILVIYRPPSSSGINSMNTFMEEFSSCREHYVIKPGSLMIAGDFNLHIDRPSDVSTINFLSLLEAFNLRQHVTQATHRAGHFLDLIISRNDDNGFLQSVNVHDSSMSDHFTVMCSLNIRKPYFQKMVSSLKLKSVDFDAIKSCIERSALLAHDPTNISQCVDLYNSELSRILDCHAPLTTRVVTIRPAAPWYNDEIKIEKKRRRQLERRWRASGLLSDRRRFTEQCRLVNQLLWSSRSRFYSKVVNENQSDQRKLFSTVDKLLHRTPDVIYPPHINAEELARRFITFFANKISTIHQGLVQQCPNDAGYVDAPISSCTLTHFETVSVDDLLPLARRISKKSCDLDPIPAQLLTGCLDVLMPVITKMVNLSLATACVPNNLKEAVLKPLLKKKNLDHKDFKNYRPVSNLSFLSKLIEKVVAIQLSNYLQDNHLHETLQSAYKKFHSTETALIKVHNDIATAIDDGLSVILVLLDLSAAFDTVDHGILLTRLSMRYGIRDKALE; encoded by the coding sequence ATGGCTGCCACGATTTTGTACTCTCCGTTCTTAGGTTTAGTTTTACTACTTCCATTGGTTTGTAATTCACCTACAAGGTTTTATTGCCGTTCGTATGCTGTTGCAGACTGGCGTGTTGGAGTTTGGAAGTGTGTTTCATCTCTCAGCAGAGTTTTTAAGCTTGGGAAGCCGCTCGCTCGCCCGATATATTCTTGGAGTAAACATGGTTACTCTTGTATTTATCTTCCTTCGAGTGAAGACCTCGCTATTTGTATGGATGTGGAACTGAACCCTGGTCCTACCTTGGTGAAACCTGTGGTACACCACTTGCTGAGTGGTGAGGAACATGGTATTTCTCATTACGTTTCTAACTCGCATTGTGTGGTTGTTCGCCATGTTTATACAAGAGACGAACTCATTGCTTTATGCCCTTTTCGGATTAATACCTTCGATTGGCGTCGAACCCGTTACATGAGGTACCGTGGAACAAGAGCTGGCAGAAcggtgaaaatgaggcaaactCTTAAAGTTATGGATATCCCGACTATGGTTTGCCTAAGATCATTCCTTGATGAAAATATTCCTGGTAATAGTCCATCCACTTTTAAAAGAACTGCCAACTTGAGTAATTTGGTCTTCATTGAACCTCGTCAAGAAGTTCAGAATAATCGACATTTAACATCTAGGGCAATGGCGTGCTCTTTTGGGCTCCTAAACTGTCGATCTGTTTGTAACAAGTCAGTCATTCTAAAGGACTACATCGTTGATagaaattttgatatttttgccATTACGGAAACATGGCTTCGCTCGGCTGATTCTGATGAAGTCGTGATTGGTGATCTTGTTCCAACTGGCTATGTTTTCCATCATATTCCTAGAGAAACGAGAGGGGGTGGTGTAGGTATTATGCTTAAACGGTCGCTTGATGCAGAAATATATCACACTGGAACTATTTACACTTCTTTTGAAGCCATTGGAGTTCACTTGAAGGTGCTTTCAAGAGATATGTACATTTTGGTTATCTATCGCCCTCCTTCGTCCTCTGGGATCAACTCGATGAATACTTTCATGGAGGAATTTAGCTCGTGCCGTGAGCATTATGTTATTAAGCCTGGGTCGCTGATGATTGCCGGTGATTTTAACCTCCATATTGATAGACCGTCTGATGTTTCTACGATAAACTTTCTTAGTCTTCTTGAAGCATTTAATTTACGACAACATGTTACTCAAGCCACTCATCGCGCTGGCCATTTTTTAGACCTTATTATTTCACGCAACGATGATAATGGCTTTTTACAGTCCGTTAATGTTCACGATTCTTCAATGTCTGATCACTTTACTGTAATGTGCTCTCTTAACATTAGGAAGCCTTATTTTCAAAAGATGGTCTCTTCACTCAAGTTAAAATCTGTTGACTTTGATGCCATAAAAAGTTGCATTGAGCGATCTGCACTCCTAGCACATGATCCTACGAACATCTCCCAATGCGTCGACTTGTATAATTCTGAGTTATCTAGAATTTTGGATTGCCATGCTCCCTTGACTACACGTGTGGTTACCATTCGACCAGCTGCGCCATGGTATAATGATGAGATCAAGATTGAGAAGAAGAGAAGAAGGCAATTGGAGAGGCGATGGCGGGCTAGTGGATTGCTGTCTGACCGCCGGAGGTTCACAGAGCAATGTCGTTTAGTCAATCAATTGCTATGGTCCTCTCGATCTAGATTCTACTCGAAAGTTGTTAATGAAAATCAATCTGACCAAAGAAAGCTTTTTAGTACTGTCGACAAGCTGCTTCATAGGACACCTGATGTGATTTATCCGCCGCATATCAATGCAGAAGAGCTAGCTAGGCGCTTTATTACATTCTTTGCTAATAAGATTTCCACAATACACCAGGGCCTAGTTCAGCAATGTCCGAACGACGCTGGTTATGTTGATGCACCAATATCATCTTGTACTTTGACTCATTTCGAAACTGTCTCTGTGGATGATTTGCTCCCTCTTGCGCGGCGTATATCTAAGAAATCCTGTGATCTGGACCCCATTCCAGCTCAACTTCTTACTGGATGTCTTGATGTCTTAATGCCTGTTATTACTAAGATGGTTAACTTGTCACTGGCAACTGCTTGTGTACCGAACAATCTTAAGGAAGCTGTTCTCAAACcacttttaaagaaaaaaaatctcgatCACAAGGATTTCAAAAACTATCGTCCTGTTTCAAATCTGAGTTTTTTGTCAAAGCTTATTGAAAAGGTTGTTGCTATCCAGCTGTCAAATTATCTGCAGGATAATCATTTACATGAAACACTGCAATCGGCCTACAAGAAATTTCACAGCACTGAAACTGCTCTTATCAAAGTCCATAATGATATTGCCACCGCCATCGACGATGGACTTTCAGTTATCCTGGTTCTTTTAGATCTATCTGCCGCGTTCGATACTGTGGACCATGGAATTTTGTTAACAAGACTGTCAATGCGTTATGGAATTCGTGATAAAGCCTTGGAAtag